The following coding sequences are from one Syntrophus gentianae window:
- a CDS encoding OmpA family protein, producing MKYPTIILPGLVLLLFLGACATPEVKTQAAPLPADTARTQVVLLPDPDGKVGEITIKNKGGVQMITKAGHMAETGDAVPAGAAQAPMAKEDIDKIYGAALSALPERPKTFILYFRTDSTELTEASRKTLSSVKNAVDSRQSRDISVIGHTDRTGKKKYNFSLSRSRALKVKKILVSTGVNPATIEIGYHGEANPLIKTPDGVAEPRNRRVEVTVR from the coding sequence ATGAAGTATCCGACGATCATCCTTCCTGGCTTGGTCCTGCTGCTCTTTCTGGGAGCCTGTGCAACTCCGGAGGTCAAAACGCAGGCCGCCCCTCTTCCTGCTGATACAGCCAGAACTCAGGTTGTCCTTCTGCCCGACCCTGACGGAAAGGTGGGAGAAATCACCATCAAGAATAAAGGCGGGGTGCAGATGATCACCAAAGCCGGGCATATGGCGGAGACAGGGGACGCGGTTCCCGCCGGCGCCGCTCAAGCCCCTATGGCCAAGGAGGATATTGACAAGATCTATGGGGCTGCCCTCTCCGCACTGCCGGAGCGTCCGAAAACCTTCATCCTTTATTTCAGAACGGATTCCACCGAACTGACGGAAGCATCGCGGAAAACTCTCTCTTCCGTCAAGAATGCCGTCGATTCCCGGCAATCCCGGGATATCAGTGTCATCGGCCATACGGACAGAACGGGGAAGAAAAAGTATAATTTTTCCCTCTCCCGCAGCCGGGCTTTAAAAGTCAAGAAAATCCTTGTTTCAACAGGCGTAAACCCTGCCACCATTGAAATCGGATACCATGGGGAAGCCAATCCCCTGATCAAAACCCCCGATGGCGTTGCAGAGCCGAGAAATCGAAGGGTCGAGGTCACCGTCCGGTAA
- a CDS encoding FecR family protein: MRYIFGVLCLVLFLSYNAQAASNEEAATVKNCSGAALIVRQNITLPVKKHDRIFAGDLLRTGRDGTMGVIFKDNTTLSLGPRSELAIDEFLFAPSQGKLSIVTRMFRGTVAYVSGVIAKLSPQAVRFETPTATIGIRGTKFLVKVDGGETE, encoded by the coding sequence ATGCGGTATATTTTTGGCGTACTTTGCCTGGTTTTGTTTCTCAGCTACAATGCCCAGGCTGCGTCGAACGAAGAAGCGGCAACGGTTAAGAATTGTTCAGGGGCTGCATTGATTGTCCGGCAGAATATAACGCTCCCGGTCAAAAAACACGACAGGATCTTTGCCGGTGATCTGCTCCGAACCGGCCGTGACGGAACGATGGGCGTCATTTTCAAGGACAATACCACTCTGTCCCTTGGTCCCCGCAGTGAACTGGCCATCGACGAGTTTCTCTTCGCACCGTCCCAGGGAAAACTTTCGATTGTGACCCGGATGTTCAGAGGCACCGTTGCCTACGTTTCGGGCGTCATTGCAAAGCTTTCCCCTCAAGCCGTACGCTTTGAAACCCCCACGGCAACCATAGGAATTCGCGGGACCAAGTTTCTAGTCAAAGTCGACGGAGGGGAGACGGAATGA
- a CDS encoding deoxyguanosinetriphosphate triphosphohydrolase — protein sequence MTAREFIEITEETKLAPYATKSARSIGRTLYGNEPDDYRTCFQRDRDRILYSKVFKDLQHKTQVFLINEGDFYRTRLTHTLEVAQHARTFARALRLNEDLCEAIALAHDLGHPPFGHAGEETLNDLLKDDGGFEHNLQSLRVVDFLEKRYQHYDGLNLCFETREGIARHNTTHDHPDTPPEFHSFPRSSLEAQVVNIADPLAYCAHDLEDALNAGYLRLKDLRNMDNPLVSRVFERCRSKYPDILQADTVLQSRILVRTLIEEANIAVIQQTSRNIAQHGISSVEKARNFPEDIVAAPAGIWENFDALKTYLFENVYRKPQVCIMNEKGKLIIRRIFHHLEKRPEMLPRTYKIRFDEAPDPSGKRRILADYISGMTDRYVMDLHMMMFEPYEKVMFEFRE from the coding sequence ATGACAGCCAGGGAATTTATTGAAATAACCGAAGAAACAAAACTTGCCCCCTACGCGACAAAGAGCGCCCGAAGCATTGGCCGGACACTTTACGGCAACGAGCCTGACGACTACCGCACCTGTTTTCAGCGGGACCGGGATCGCATCCTTTATTCCAAGGTCTTCAAGGATCTGCAACACAAGACCCAGGTCTTTCTGATCAACGAAGGGGATTTTTACCGGACCCGCCTCACGCACACGCTGGAAGTCGCCCAACATGCCCGCACCTTCGCCCGCGCCCTGAGGCTCAATGAAGACCTCTGCGAAGCCATCGCCCTGGCCCATGACCTCGGTCACCCCCCCTTCGGCCACGCCGGTGAGGAGACCCTCAACGATCTCTTGAAGGATGACGGTGGTTTCGAACACAACCTGCAGAGTCTCCGGGTCGTCGATTTTCTGGAAAAGCGTTACCAACACTACGATGGGCTGAACCTCTGCTTCGAAACCCGCGAGGGGATCGCCCGGCATAACACGACCCACGATCATCCCGACACCCCTCCGGAATTTCATAGTTTTCCTCGATCGTCCCTGGAAGCGCAGGTCGTCAATATCGCCGATCCCCTGGCGTACTGCGCCCACGATCTGGAAGACGCCCTTAACGCCGGATACCTGCGCCTGAAGGATCTGCGCAACATGGACAATCCCCTGGTAAGTCGTGTCTTTGAACGTTGCCGTTCCAAATATCCCGATATTCTCCAGGCCGACACTGTGCTTCAGTCCCGCATCCTTGTCCGGACCCTCATCGAGGAAGCCAACATCGCCGTCATCCAACAGACCTCCCGCAATATCGCGCAGCATGGGATTTCATCGGTCGAAAAGGCCAGAAACTTCCCCGAAGATATTGTGGCCGCCCCTGCCGGAATCTGGGAGAATTTTGACGCCCTCAAAACCTATCTCTTTGAAAATGTCTATCGAAAGCCGCAGGTGTGCATCATGAACGAAAAGGGCAAACTCATCATCCGGCGGATCTTCCACCATTTGGAAAAACGCCCGGAAATGCTTCCCCGGACGTACAAGATCCGTTTTGACGAGGCGCCTGACCCTTCCGGAAAACGGCGAATTCTGGCGGATTACATCTCGGGCATGACGGACCGCTATGTCATGGATCTGCACATGATGATGTTTGAGCCTTATGAGAAGGTCATGTTTGAGTTTCGGGAATAA
- a CDS encoding cupin domain-containing protein codes for MERTVANLFEGIPDSLAEEKFDSLLETPAVRIERIISRGQASPPGFEYDSEEQEWVLLLRGSACLSFSGQDDRVILKPGDSLLIPAHVRHRVEWTDPAQETIWLAVFFPANSPAESRKAARGCFPPVE; via the coding sequence ATGGAGAGAACGGTTGCGAATCTTTTTGAGGGAATACCCGACAGTCTGGCGGAAGAAAAATTTGACAGTCTGCTGGAAACGCCGGCGGTACGGATAGAGCGGATTATTTCCCGGGGGCAGGCTTCGCCTCCGGGGTTCGAATACGATTCGGAGGAGCAGGAATGGGTCCTGCTCCTCCGGGGAAGCGCCTGCTTGAGTTTTTCCGGGCAAGACGACCGGGTGATTTTGAAACCCGGCGATTCGCTCCTGATCCCCGCACATGTACGGCACCGGGTGGAATGGACCGACCCGGCACAGGAGACGATCTGGCTCGCCGTCTTCTTTCCGGCTAACTCTCCTGCTGAATCGCGGAAAGCCGCCAGGGGTTGTTTCCCGCCGGTCGAGTAA